The sequence TTTATTCTTCTAGATCTTCTTCTGCAGATTCATTTGAGCCTACTTCTAAGAGTTCTAGTGATTTTAATTCAAATTGATAAATTGCTTTCATTTCTATCTCTTTTTCTTTTTCTAGGAATTCTGACACTTTTTTGCTTAGTGGGGCTTTGTGCTGATCAAAAATAAATTCGTATACTTCACCTTTTAGTAAATCATCAATTTTGATATCTTTTGCAACATCCATAGTTACAATATGTCGTCCATCTTCTACTGCATCATACAATTGTACATCCACCTTATTGTCTTCATAATAGAATTCTAGAATATATCCTGATTTTTTAATTTCTTCAGGTTTCTTAAATTTTGCATTTTGAATTTCATCAGTAACCCATTCTGGAATTTCATCTTCTTTCTTTTTTACCATGGTAAACCACTCTAACTTTCTGCTTTTTCTTTTTTACTTTTTGACCACCATTCTAGATAGTCATCATGTTTGTCATCACGTGTTCTTTCTCTTTGATTTAACTTGAATCTGATATCTGAAACTTCTTCTCTTGTTGCGTATAATCCACATCGTTTACAAATGAAATGTCTTCTGTTTTTTTCATCCATTTTCATTGGAATGTCAATTTCATCAAATAATTTGAATAATGCATCTCGGCTTCTGTCTTCTTCTTCTGGGAAATCCTCCACATACTTTGTTTCTATTTTCTTTTTCTCTCGTGATGTACATTCAGGACAGTTAGGCACTGTTGATTTGGCTTAATTTTTTCCATAAAAGCGTTCCCACAATCTCTGCTGATCGATATTATCTGACACGCGGATTTTTTCATCATCCCTTGCGGTCCGTTCGCCCATCGAAATCCCGCGTGCCAGATGAGAAAAATCATCAAAATAATCTATTATCTCTTTTCTTCTAATATTTGGGCAGCAATTTTTGCTGAATTTTCTGCCCCATTGGGAACAAAATTCTTTGAAAATTCCTTCAAACTATCCTGAAATTCTGCGTAATTTTCTTTAATTTTGGATATTCCTTTAGTTACTTGGTTTGTTTTAATGGCCAACACGCCTAGATTCTTTTCTTCAGCCCATCTGATGTTGTTTGTATGCTCATCATAAATTGGAATTCCAATTATTGGTTTTGATTTTCCTCCCATAATTTCACCCATTACCGTGTGAGAACCATTTACAACTGCATACTTGCATAAATTTAGAATTGTATCTTTTTCTTGCTCTGAAAGAAAACCAATATCAATTTGTATCCAATCTATTTTTTTATCCAAAGCTTCTTTTACAGAATACTTTTTTCCATCTTTTCCTAACACTGTATCTATACTGGAATTATTTCTTGCATGTGAAATTATTCTTTTTTCTTTTTTCATTTCATCTTGATGAAATACTTCTTCATATCTCTGACCAGTTCCATCATTAGTTGATTTATTTCCAGTTCTCATCCAATAACCAAATTCATTGTCTTGTACTAGTTTTTCAAGATTTGAGATATTTTCTTTTTTAATTTCTTTACTATTTGTAAAATGCCCTACATAGACAATTTTTTCTTCTAATCCTTTGATAAAATTTAGATTATATTCACACATTGTATATGGTGGTGGTGAATCTGCTACTAGAATTTTTGATGCTTTAGCAATTTGCTTTGCAATAAAAATTAATGATGGATAAAGATATGATCTTGAATTGTATAGTTTAGGTCTAAACTGATTTGTTACAAACAAACTAGGAATGTTTCTATTTTTTGCTAGAATGTTTGAACCCATATCACCATCGTTAATTACAAGATCAAATTTTTCTTTATTGTAGAGTTTTCTTTCTTCTCTCAAATAATTTGTAATTTGTCTAACTAGTGATGGATTTTTTGAAATTGGTAATAATAAATTCATTAATGATTTTGAAACACTTGGACCAAACTTTCCATCAATTGGAGTTGGCATTAAAATTTCATGAATTTTTTCTTTTTGATCAGGAAATTTTTTTAATAATTTTTCATAAACATGATCTTTACTAGAAAAATGAACTTCAAATTTTTCTTTGATATGTTCTCCTAGAACATCATTTAGTCTCATCATTCTAGAATAGTGACCACTTCCCCACGGATAGATGAATTCTCCTATTTTGAGCATGATATGAAACCAAATATGCTGTTTAAATTCTCAATGATTTTCTAGTGAATCTAAAATATCATGAACATTGTTAGGACCTATCTGAATATTGATGACTTTTTTTGATTTTAGTGCAGATTCAACTTCTTTTTTTGAAAAAATAGGAATTTTATTTGTAGATAGTGTGACCATTTTTTCTAGTTTCTTAATATTTCTTTCAAGGCCTATCTCTTTAGCTTCATCAAACAAGTTAGAATCAACCCCAGCAAGTGGTAAAATTGGAATTTTCTTTTTTTCAAATACTAGTTTCAATGAATTATCAATAAAGTCTGTAGAATAAATTAATGGAGATAATGCCAATGATACACGGTTGTTTGAATATTGTAATAATATCTCTAATATTGAATTTACATAAATTAAATAATTTTTGATTCCATTTGGACTAATTTTAAGTTGTAAAAATTCAAGTTCAATTTTATCATGCACTAATCTTGGAATAATTTGATTAATTATTTTTACAAGATTCATCAATTCAGATTTTTGTCTATAACAAACTAGTATCTTTACATCGTACCCTTGTTTGATTGTCTCAAAGCAAGAAACTGCTGAAATTTCATCATATACTGCACATATGGTTTTTTGATTTTGTGATTGATATGGTATTCCCCCTTTACCATTATCTGAAAATATACAGATGTATGCATTATTTTTTGTGAGATAGGTATACAATAACTTGTCATAATTTTCATCAGTTCCTGGATATGCTCCTAATTTTGCTTTCTTTTCAATAATGTTTGATGTTGCTGCAATTTCTACATCTTTAACAACAAATCCCTTTGAAATCCCTTCTACTTTAACAAGAAATTTTTCTCCCTTTAAGAGTAAATTACCACCAATAGATGTAATCTCAGAAATAATATTCTGAAAATCATTACTAATTTTTCTTGCTATAGCTATTTTTTCAATTCCAAAAAGTAAATTTATTGCAGATGATGCAAATACAGGATCATTTGCATCAACTAAAATTATGTCTCCATCACGTTTTACGGACTTGAATTCCTGATTTTTTATTTTAAGAATTTTTTTTATATTTGTGATTAGTTGTGGAATTTTATTTTTTGAAAATATGGTTGGGAAAACTACAACGTATGATATTTCATCCATATTTTCTATTTTGAATTCTACTTGTTTATAATTTAGGATAAAGATTCGGGTAATCAATATAAAACAAATAATCTAAGTGAAAATGTGACAAAATTCACACAAGAACAAGTAGATGACCTAAACTCCAAAATTAAAACTACACAAGAGGCTCTAGAATGGGTTTCAGAGAATCTTCATCCTAAAGTTGCAAAAGCATCTAGTTTTGGAGCTGAAGATGCAGTAGTTATGGATATTATGCTAAAAATTAATCCTAAATTTCGATTCTTTACACTTGATACAGGACGATTACCGCAAGAGACCTATGACATTATAGATATTGTTTCAAAAAAATATAATATTACAGTTGAATCCCTATTTCCAGATACAAAGGAAGTTGAAGAAATGGTAAATGAAAAGGGCATGAATCTTTTCTATGAAAGTGTAGAAAATAGAAAGTTATGTTGTGAAATTCGTAAAGTTCACCCCATGAACAAAATGTTAAGTACATTAGATGGTTGGATTACTGGATTAAGACGTGATCAAACAAAAAATAGAGAAAATATTACAATTTTTCAACTAGATCATGGACATGGAGGAATTTTAAAAATAAATCCAATAATAGATTGGACTTGGGATCAAATTCAAGAATATATTAAAAAAAATAATTTACCTTACAACAGCCTTCTAGATAAAAACTATCCTAGTATTGGTTGTGAACCATGCACTAGGCCTATCAAACCTGGTGAAGATTTAAGATCAGGACGATGGTGGTGGGAACAAGATGGAAATAAGGAATGTGGCCTTCATATAGAGCGTAAAAGGATGGATTAGTATGTCGGAAACTCATTCAATAAAACCACATGGTGGAATACTAGTTAATAGAATTATTGAAACTGATCCTACGGGATTATTCTCAATTACAATTAGTGAAGATCTTGCAAATGATGTTGAAAATATTGCAGATGGAATTTTTAGTCCTTTAGAGGGATTTTTGGGAAAAGAAGATTTTGATAGTGTTGTTTCTCGTGGAAGATTAGCTAATGATTTAGCTTGGACTATTCCAATTGTACTTGATGTTGATGAAGAAACCGTAAATAAAATGAAAAAAGCAAAAGATATTCTATTAAAAAATCCAGATGGCATTGGAGTTGCAGTATTACATGTTGATGAGACATTTACTTTTGATAAAGAGAAAGCAGCTCAAGGAGTCTATGGAACTAGCGATTCATCACATCCAGGTGTTGCATATACAATGTCAATGAAAGATTGGTTAGTTAGTGGAAAAATTGACTATATTCAAAGACCAAATGATACAGAAATTAGAAAAAATAGATTAACCCCAACCCAAACACGTGAATCTTTTGTAAAAGCAGGATGGAAAACCATTTGTGCTTTTCAAACTAGAAATCCACCTCACGTAGCACATGAAATGCTACAAAAAACATCAATTACTACACGTGATGGTGTATTTGTAAATCCAGTAATTGGTAAGAAAAAATCTGGTGATTTTGTAGATGAAGTTATCGTAAAATGCTATGAAACTATGATTAAATTATACTATCCTGAAAATCGATGCAAACTAGGAACATTACATACACAAATGAAGTATGCAGGTCCAAAAGAAGCAATACACCATGCAATTATGAGACAAAACTATGGTTGCACACATATCATAATTGGACGAGACCATGCAGGTGTTGGGAAATTTTATGATCCAATGGCAGCCCAAAAAATCTTTGATGACTATCCAGAGTTAGAAATTTCTCCAGTATTTTTCCCACCATTCTTCTATTGTAGAAAATGTCTTACGTATACTACTCCCAAGGCATGTCCACATGATAATGATGTTAAAGAGCAAATTAGTGGAACTGCACTAAGAGAAATGATTCAAAATGGTCAGGCACCATCAGAATTTATTTTAAGACCAGAAGTAGCACAAGTAATTTTGGATCATCCAAAACCTTTTGTTGATTAGATTTTTATTCAATCAAATTTGTTCTAGCTTGTGAAGTATCTCTTTGCAGTAATTTTACTTTCAGGAATTTTTGTAACATCAGCCTTTGCTCAAGAAGAAAAGAATCCATCATTAATTATTGATACTTTGGAAATTCCTTCAGATGAATTTAACACAGTACTACGTGAAGCCCCAATTAGAGTCTTAGATAAGGTTCATGCAGTAAGTTGGCAAGTGACAATTGATAACAATCTATTTTATGCAAATCCAGAGGGAAATGCAGTTTTAAGACTATATGATCAAGAGACACATGATGAATTTATTGAAGTTGGAATGGGACCACAACCTGACAATAAATTTTGGGTTGCAGTGCAAACTCCAAAAGAAGGATACATTGTAGTTCATAGTGATTTGGATAGAGGATGGTATCCTCAAGCAAAATCTATCATATCTTACACTGACAGAGCAGGACTAACTGTGAACAATGGTGCCAGAATCGTAGTTACAAATCTGGATATTGGTCAATTTGCTATTCACTCATATTCTGTTCATGGAATGGCAGGCTCTACTGATCCACCAGCAGTAAGTTCTGGAAGCATGATTATAGAATTTTTGTCAGGTGATCCTGCAAAGAACATATTTGCATTATATCCATTTTACATGGCAGCCGGAGTTGGAATTATAGTTGCAGTTCTATTCATTACAAAAAAGCGAACATAATTTTAAAAAATAGTTGAAATAATATTTTCAGATTTTGTATCTAAGACAATTTTATCATTATTTTGAATTGATGAAAATTTTTTCTCTGAAACAATAACAAGTGGAATATTTGCTAATGCACAACCAGTCGCAACTGTTAGATCAGCTTTTTTACATATCATTGCAAGTGGTGCAGAATTGTTTGATTTTATTGAATAAATAGTATATGCTCCAACACTACTTCCTACACCTGATGGAAATAGAAGAATTGTATTTGCAATTGATTTTTCAAATAAATCATGATTCTTGTCACTTATTATTCCTGTTTTTTTATCAACTGTTCCCAAAAAATTTATTGGATCTTCAGATTTTAATACTATACCTTCAACATTTCCTTGAACAAGAACTTTATTCATTGTGTTTCATCTTCTATAATTTGTGCTAAGGATTTTAAATTAACATCCACTCCGTTAGAGTTTTTTAGATAAAATGCACCCTTGATACTGTTTGTAGTAACTGCATCTACATTATCTTTATTGATTAATGGTGTTAAACATGTACAACAATCTGAAAGAATTTCACATCCTGCACGTTCTAATTCATTTGTATAACCTAACTTTCTAGCTTGTTCTTTTACCATTCTAGGAGTAAATACCATACATCTCTTCTTGAAAGAACGCCCCTTTAGCTTTATAGTTAGATCTGAAATCTCATCTAATCCCAACTGTGGGCTTCCTAGTGTAACAATATCTCCTTTTTCAGTAGTATTAAGTTCATCATAAACATTTTTCATTTCTTTTTCATCAAAATCTATTTTTTCAATTCCTGATTTCTCTTCATCAAAGAGAAATTTTGCACATGTTCCAGATGTTCCCATTCCACCACACATTGCTTTACATTGACGCCTATCCATTTCTCCTAAACCTGAAATGTTTACAGATGTATCACCAACTTTTCCTGCAAAAAATCCCAACATTCCATATGTTAATTCAGTTGGATTATTGATCTTCATTCTAATGGATAGGTTAGGAGAATCTTCCTTTCGTAGTGATGAATATGGACTTTTACCAGTAATTGCACTTGCAAGTGCACTAAACGCACTTTCTTTGTTAGTTTTTAAATTATCATATGAATTTGCATGAATTGCAGCATTACTTTCTGCAAATGCAACTTGAGTATTTTCTTTTGGAATATCAAATATTTCATAAGGTATACATGAAAATGATGGTATAACACCAATTGTCTCATAAGAATTTTTTATTGAAAGTTGTTTTGATATAAAATTATCATCTACATTATAATTTGAAACATTATCAATGTCAAATCCCATGGGATTCAAAGTTGTTTTTACTTTGACTCTTGCATCTTTACTAATTGTTGATAGAAACTCTTCACCTGCATCACCAATTGTATTGTAATTTACGCCAGAAAGATGAGCCCATTCTATTGGAATTAATCTATCAGCATCTGTTGCTTCGCCCGTTGCAACCAAAATTCTATATGCCATCTCCATGATCTCACCTTGTTCACCTTTTAATGCAGATTCTTCCTCTCTTGTTAACTCCAATGGATTGAGTTATCTACTACAGATATAATACTTGTACGTACATTACCATTAATCATGAAAAAAATTCTTCAAGGAATGACAGATACCATGAATTCTGTTAAACCACCCAGAATGACTGCATTACGTGAACTTCATGAAGTAGAAACTGGTGGACCATTTAGTATATTGATTGGAACTATTCTTTCAGCTAGAACTAAAGATGAAAGTACAACAAAGGTTTGCAAAGTATTATTTTCTAAATACAAAAATGCCAAATCTTTAGGAAATGCCAAGGTAAAAGATATTGAAAAGATCATCAAATCAATTGGATTCTATCATGTAAAATCTAAGAGAATTATTGAAGTGGCAAAAATAATTGATACTCAGTACAAAGGAATTGTGCCTGATGACTTGGAGACTCTAGTAAAATTACCTGGTGTGGGAAGAAAAACTGCAAATTGTGTATTGGTATATGCTTTTGAGAAACCAGCAATTCCAGTAGATATTCATGTTCACAGAATTTCAAATCGATTAGGTTTAGTAGATACAAAAATGCCTGAAGAAACAGAACAAGAACTAATGAAAAAAATTCCCAAAAAATACTGGATAGACATTAATGATACTTTTGTGATGTATGGGCAAAATATATGCAAACCAATATCTCCAATGTGTGATGTTTGTAAAATTAAAAAAAATTGCAAATACTATAATCTAAAAAATTAATAAAAAATAAAAAGACTAGAATTGATTTTGTTTAAAAAATTAAATCATTCTATCCTACAGTGATTGTCCATTTTACAGACAAGCTATCTCCATCAGAAACTGTAATTCCAGTATCTGAGTTTAGATCTTGTACTGCAAACATACTAGTTGATCCAAGCGTAGTACATTCACCCTCGGCATTATCTGCACCTTCTGGTCCATTAAAGATACCAGATTGCATAATTGCTCCTGTTGAATTACTAACGTCGAAGTCAAATGGATCACTTGATGTGTCTAAGACCACAATTGTTCCAGTACCAGTTACTGCTGGTGTAAATGTTGGGGTGACTTGTTTTCTTGCCATCTCTCCACTATCACCTGTAACTGCACAGTCAGAATCTGCAACAGTTGATTCAAGTTCAGACAATGTATTGACTGGTACTCCAGCTGCTGTATAGTTTCCAATAGCAATGTGTTGGAATTCATTCATTCCACCTACACATGAAACACCTGCAGTAGAATTCTCAAATACCATACGGGAAACACAATCTTTACCACCTATTGCAACAATATTGTCGCCTTGTAGGTAATGTTTGATTGCACCTGTGCTATCTAGAACTTGGTATTCAACATGACCTAACATGTCAAATCCTGTAGTTTGTGTTTGTGGTTCTGCTGATACCATTAGTGTGGTAGCAGAATTGCCACTAAGACTTACTGCTCCCAGGCTTATTGCAAATATGCCTGCAAACAATGCGATCGTTTTTAGTCTATTCATTACAGAACTAATAATTTACTTTATTATTAGTTGCTTGGCAAAAATTACTGATTAACTGATCCATTTTGGAATATTTTACGGTGATTTGAGACCGATGGATTCAGTTAATTCTACTGTAAGTGCCCTCCCTTTTTCCTCAGGCTCTTGTTCAATAGGTGCAATTTCATTTAAAATTATATTATTTTCAGTAGTTCCGTTGTCCTCTTCAGTATTTTCCATAGAAATTGATGAAGCAGTTACACCAATTCCAATTATTATCGCTATGAAAATTACAATAATAATTTTATTCACAAATTTCTAACTTGATACAAGTCTATAAACATGACTGAATGAAAGTTGGTTTTTTATATTTCATGTAAGGCTAGAAATCTAATGGAATCGCTCGGGATATTGATAATTTTGATAATATCGGTGGCAATAGTTTTTTCATTTGATCAAGTCTATGCAATTCCTGATCCTATTCTAATAACACAATCAAGTGGATTGCATAACGTTGTATTTGATGGTAAATGGACACATGAAACAGAATGGAAACAATCCAGTCATAATTTATTGTCATATGATGATGACATGGTAATTCATTTACGAACAGCTCATCAGGAAAATTTTATTTATGTTTTTGTTGATCCTATTGGTGATTTAACATTAGATAAAAATTTGGATAAAGCAACAATATGTTTTGATGCAAAAAATAATAAAAGTCAAAATCCTGATAGTGATGATTATTGTTTTTCAGTTTCATTAAATCAGGAACATGGAATTCTTACACAAGGAACTTCAAATGGAAATTATGAAATGATTAATGGACCAGAATTTATCGCAACTAGTAATATTTCTGATGAAAACGATCGTTATACCAAAATTTTACATCCTAGCTTTGAATTTAGAATTCCAATTGAACTTTTAAATCGTTCAGATAACTACGGATTTTATCTTTCAGTTTATGATGCTAGTTCAGATAAGTTTTATTCATGGCCTGAAAATGTAACGAGAGAAAGTTCTCAAATCCCATCTCCATCTGAATGGGGAGATATAGTATCACCTGACAAATCACTTCCAGAAATGCATCTACCATTTCTCATATTCACAATTTTGATTTTTGCAATAATTTTAGTTCAATCAAAACAAAAAATTAGATTATTCAATTCTTTCTAGTTTTGTTTAAGCATAATCAATATTCAAAAAAATTTGAGAGTACTAGTAAAGAAAAAGTTACTTAGGCATAAAATTAATTATAAATTAATATTCATTTGTTCTTGGGTAGGTATGAAGTAAGGCATGATTCAGAATAATCCTCAAATATCAATCATTCTTCCCACGTATAATGAATCTCAAAATATTGTAAATATACTTAAATTAATTCGTGAAAATATTCCAAAAGGTATCTCTACTCAAACAATTGTAGTTGATGATAACTCTCCTGATGGAACAGGAAAAATTGTGGAAGATTATATTCTGGGAATTAAAAAAATTGCAGAAAATACTATTGATATAATTCATAGAAAAGCAAAAAATGGATTATCATCTGCAATTTTGAATGGTATTCAAAATGCAAAAGGTGATACTATAGTAGTGATGGATTCAGATTTTTCACATCCTCCACAAATTATTCCAAAAATGATTGAGACATTCAAACAATATCAATGTGATCTAGTTGTAGCTTCAAGATACATGACTGGTGGAAATATTCATGGTTGGACAATTAAAAGAAAACTAATGAGTAAAATTGCAACTGTAATTGCAAAAAAGGGGTTGGGAGTTAAAACAAAAGATCCAATGTCTGGATTTTTTGCATTTAAAAAAAATATCATTAAAGGATTAAATTTTGATGCACTAGGTTACAAATTCCTTTTAGAAATTCTTGTAAAAACAAAAGATATCGATGTAAAAGAGATACCATATACTTTTGAAAATAGAAGATTTGGTTCAAGTAAATTAGATAGTTCAACTATTATTGATTATTTTAAATCTGTATGGAAATTATACAAAAATGGAAAAATAAAAACTACTGATGAAAAACGAAATTCAATTCGTTTTATTTCAAAGGCTGCAAGATTTTTCACTGTTGGAGCCTCTGGATTTGGTGTAAATTATCTTATTTCTATGCTTTTCACATCTGGCTTAACTGAAATGTGGTATCTTCATGCAAATATCTTTGGAATTATAGCATCCATATCTACTAATTTTATCTTAAACAAAGTTTGGACATTTGAAGATAGAGATTTTTCACGAAAGAAAACATTTTCTCAATTTGGAAAATTCGGTGCTTTCAGTTCATTAGGTGCACTAGTGCAACTTGGAATTGTATTTACATTAGTAGATTCATATGAAATAGTATATCCTCTTGCCTTGATTTCAGCTATTGGTGTTGCAGCACTTAGCAATTTTATCTTGAACAAAAAACTTACTTTTAAAGAAAAACTTTGGAATTAATTTTTTAATTTAGATTAAGTCAAGTAGACTAGTCATCATCACTTGGGGAATTTTTTATTGCCTTTTGTGCATGTTTCCATGCTTTCTTGTAATGATCTATTGCTTTGTCATACTTTCCATCAGCTGCTTTTTCATCACCCTTTGCTAATTCAGCTTCTGATTTTACTAGTTCCTTACTAGATTTTTTATCTGCTTGGTTTTCAGAAGTATTTGCCTCATCAAATGCATTAGAAGCTAATTGCCTATCTACTGCTACTAGAACATTAATTACACCTGTAACATCAGTTGAATCGTCATCTTTTTCTATTTTCATTAAACTTTTGACTGCTTTCTTTTCTTTGTCAAATACTTTGTGTCCGTGCTTTGATTCTAGAGATATTTCATCCTTCCAAAGTTTATCATCAAGACTATTTTCTATTTCCTTTAAGGCTTTTTTAAGCTCTTTCTGAGTTTTCTTTGAGGCATCATCAATTAATGATTGTAATATTGTAATTTGTTCTAATTTTTGATCTTGTAGTGAAGGATTTTCAGCAGTTATTTCAACTGAGCTAGAACTTTCATCATTATCAGAATCACTTACAGTACATGTTGGAGTAAAGTTTCCTGCATTTTCAAATGTATGAGTTGGGTTTTGTATAGCAGAATCTTCTAGCCCGTCTCCATCAAAGTCCCAAGAATATGTTAGTGGTTCGTTTCCAGTTGCACTATTACATGTAAATGATACATCTAGTGGTGTATCGCCTGATGTAGGAATTGCAGTAACTACTGCAATAGGTGAATTATCACATGCATCTCCAACTCCGTCCCCATCAATATCTTCTTGGCCAGGATTTGGGATTGTTGGACAGTTATCTGTGTTATCTCCAACTCCGTCCCCATCAGTATCGATTTCATCATCAAGAATTTCAGCAATTACTTGCTGCACTCCGTTTTCTTCTCCACCTGTAACTCCAGTGATATCAATTACAACACTTTCATTGGTTTCTAAAATATTATCGTCAAGTCCTGTTAATTGAATTGT comes from Nitrosopumilus oxyclinae and encodes:
- a CDS encoding glycosyltransferase, which codes for MLKIGEFIYPWGSGHYSRMMRLNDVLGEHIKEKFEVHFSSKDHVYEKLLKKFPDQKEKIHEILMPTPIDGKFGPSVSKSLMNLLLPISKNPSLVRQITNYLREERKLYNKEKFDLVINDGDMGSNILAKNRNIPSLFVTNQFRPKLYNSRSYLYPSLIFIAKQIAKASKILVADSPPPYTMCEYNLNFIKGLEEKIVYVGHFTNSKEIKKENISNLEKLVQDNEFGYWMRTGNKSTNDGTGQRYEEVFHQDEMKKEKRIISHARNNSSIDTVLGKDGKKYSVKEALDKKIDWIQIDIGFLSEQEKDTILNLCKYAVVNGSHTVMGEIMGGKSKPIIGIPIYDEHTNNIRWAEEKNLGVLAIKTNQVTKGISKIKENYAEFQDSLKEFSKNFVPNGAENSAKIAAQILEEKR
- a CDS encoding THUMP domain-containing protein codes for the protein MDEISYVVVFPTIFSKNKIPQLITNIKKILKIKNQEFKSVKRDGDIILVDANDPVFASSAINLLFGIEKIAIARKISNDFQNIISEITSIGGNLLLKGEKFLVKVEGISKGFVVKDVEIAATSNIIEKKAKLGAYPGTDENYDKLLYTYLTKNNAYICIFSDNGKGGIPYQSQNQKTICAVYDEISAVSCFETIKQGYDVKILVCYRQKSELMNLVKIINQIIPRLVHDKIELEFLQLKISPNGIKNYLIYVNSILEILLQYSNNRVSLALSPLIYSTDFIDNSLKLVFEKKKIPILPLAGVDSNLFDEAKEIGLERNIKKLEKMVTLSTNKIPIFSKKEVESALKSKKVINIQIGPNNVHDILDSLENH
- a CDS encoding phosphoadenylyl-sulfate reductase, producing MTKFTQEQVDDLNSKIKTTQEALEWVSENLHPKVAKASSFGAEDAVVMDIMLKINPKFRFFTLDTGRLPQETYDIIDIVSKKYNITVESLFPDTKEVEEMVNEKGMNLFYESVENRKLCCEIRKVHPMNKMLSTLDGWITGLRRDQTKNRENITIFQLDHGHGGILKINPIIDWTWDQIQEYIKKNNLPYNSLLDKNYPSIGCEPCTRPIKPGEDLRSGRWWWEQDGNKECGLHIERKRMD
- the sat gene encoding sulfate adenylyltransferase → MSETHSIKPHGGILVNRIIETDPTGLFSITISEDLANDVENIADGIFSPLEGFLGKEDFDSVVSRGRLANDLAWTIPIVLDVDEETVNKMKKAKDILLKNPDGIGVAVLHVDETFTFDKEKAAQGVYGTSDSSHPGVAYTMSMKDWLVSGKIDYIQRPNDTEIRKNRLTPTQTRESFVKAGWKTICAFQTRNPPHVAHEMLQKTSITTRDGVFVNPVIGKKKSGDFVDEVIVKCYETMIKLYYPENRCKLGTLHTQMKYAGPKEAIHHAIMRQNYGCTHIIIGRDHAGVGKFYDPMAAQKIFDDYPELEISPVFFPPFFYCRKCLTYTTPKACPHDNDVKEQISGTALREMIQNGQAPSEFILRPEVAQVILDHPKPFVD
- a CDS encoding aconitase X swivel domain-containing protein, producing the protein MNKVLVQGNVEGIVLKSEDPINFLGTVDKKTGIISDKNHDLFEKSIANTILLFPSGVGSSVGAYTIYSIKSNNSAPLAMICKKADLTVATGCALANIPLVIVSEKKFSSIQNNDKIVLDTKSENIISTIF
- a CDS encoding aconitase X; the encoded protein is MELTREEESALKGEQGEIMEMAYRILVATGEATDADRLIPIEWAHLSGVNYNTIGDAGEEFLSTISKDARVKVKTTLNPMGFDIDNVSNYNVDDNFISKQLSIKNSYETIGVIPSFSCIPYEIFDIPKENTQVAFAESNAAIHANSYDNLKTNKESAFSALASAITGKSPYSSLRKEDSPNLSIRMKINNPTELTYGMLGFFAGKVGDTSVNISGLGEMDRRQCKAMCGGMGTSGTCAKFLFDEEKSGIEKIDFDEKEMKNVYDELNTTEKGDIVTLGSPQLGLDEISDLTIKLKGRSFKKRCMVFTPRMVKEQARKLGYTNELERAGCEILSDCCTCLTPLINKDNVDAVTTNSIKGAFYLKNSNGVDVNLKSLAQIIEDETQ
- a CDS encoding endonuclease III domain-containing protein, translated to MKKILQGMTDTMNSVKPPRMTALRELHEVETGGPFSILIGTILSARTKDESTTKVCKVLFSKYKNAKSLGNAKVKDIEKIIKSIGFYHVKSKRIIEVAKIIDTQYKGIVPDDLETLVKLPGVGRKTANCVLVYAFEKPAIPVDIHVHRISNRLGLVDTKMPEETEQELMKKIPKKYWIDINDTFVMYGQNICKPISPMCDVCKIKKNCKYYNLKN
- a CDS encoding glycosyltransferase: MIQNNPQISIILPTYNESQNIVNILKLIRENIPKGISTQTIVVDDNSPDGTGKIVEDYILGIKKIAENTIDIIHRKAKNGLSSAILNGIQNAKGDTIVVMDSDFSHPPQIIPKMIETFKQYQCDLVVASRYMTGGNIHGWTIKRKLMSKIATVIAKKGLGVKTKDPMSGFFAFKKNIIKGLNFDALGYKFLLEILVKTKDIDVKEIPYTFENRRFGSSKLDSSTIIDYFKSVWKLYKNGKIKTTDEKRNSIRFISKAARFFTVGASGFGVNYLISMLFTSGLTEMWYLHANIFGIIASISTNFILNKVWTFEDRDFSRKKTFSQFGKFGAFSSLGALVQLGIVFTLVDSYEIVYPLALISAIGVAALSNFILNKKLTFKEKLWN